The Maniola hyperantus chromosome 12, iAphHyp1.2, whole genome shotgun sequence genome has a segment encoding these proteins:
- the Ercc1 gene encoding DNA excision repair protein ERCC-1 isoform X2 has protein sequence MDLEDGLDDLLAEVCEPTSPKKPKTDDQQCSLQPGTSNSVATKSAISKTHCVLVNQKQRGNPLLKFIKCVPWEYDEIIPDYEIGKAICILFLSVRYHNLNPDYIHNRLKELGKKYELRVLLVQVDLKDPHTALKNLTRICLLTDMTLMLAWSPEEAAKIVENYKIFENKPPDTIMEKIENDPHQKIINALSSVKPVNKTDAMTLITRFSTLENIIKATETQLAECPGFGATKAKKLYKALHEPFLKRRLLNQDKPKNDEFSENISFEDVEKLENEIQNEKQS, from the exons ATGGATTTAGAAGATGGCTTGGATGATCTTTTGGCTGAAGTTTGTGAACCAACTTCGCCGAAGAAACCTAAAACAGACGATCAACAATGTTCATTACAAccag GGACATCTAATTCGGTAGCTACAAAGTCTGCTATATCCAAAACTCACTGTGTTTTAGTAAATCAGAAACAG AGGGGAAACCCATTGCTCAAATTTATAAAATGTGTCCCATGGGAATATGATGAGATAATACCTGATTATGAAATAGGCAAAGCAATATGTATTCTCTTTCTATCAGTACGCTATCATAACTTGAATCCGGATTACATTCACAACAGGTTGAAAGAGTTGGGGAAGAAATATGAACTTCGAGTGCTTTTGGTgcag gtTGATCTCAAAGATCCTCACACAGCATTGAAGAACTTAACCAGAATCTGCCTTTTGACCGATATGACTCTGATGTTGGCATGGAGTCCAGAGGAAGCTGCCAAGATAGTggaaaactataaaatatttgaGAATAAACCACCAGATACGATAAtggaaaaaattgaaaatgacCCCCatcaaaaa ATAATAAATGCCTTATCATCTGTAAAACCAGTTAACAAGACAGATGCAATGACTCTGATCACAAGGTTTAGTACACTGGAGAATATTATCAAAGCAACTGAAACCCAACTAGCGGAATGTCCAGGATTCGGAGCCACCAAGGCTAAAAAACTTTATAAGGCCTTACACGAACCGTTCTTAAAAAGGAGACTATTGAACCAGGATAAGCCAAAAAATGATGAATTCTCTGAAAATATCAGCTTCGAAGATGTTGAAAAGCttgaaaatgaaattcaaaatgAAAAGCAAAGCTGA
- the Ercc1 gene encoding DNA excision repair protein ERCC-1 isoform X1 yields MAWMIFWLKFVNQLRRRNLKQTINNVHYNQVKNKFWTSNSVATKSAISKTHCVLVNQKQRGNPLLKFIKCVPWEYDEIIPDYEIGKAICILFLSVRYHNLNPDYIHNRLKELGKKYELRVLLVQVDLKDPHTALKNLTRICLLTDMTLMLAWSPEEAAKIVENYKIFENKPPDTIMEKIENDPHQKIINALSSVKPVNKTDAMTLITRFSTLENIIKATETQLAECPGFGATKAKKLYKALHEPFLKRRLLNQDKPKNDEFSENISFEDVEKLENEIQNEKQS; encoded by the exons ATGGCTTGGATGATCTTTTGGCTGAAGTTTGTGAACCAACTTCGCCGAAGAAACCTAAAACAGACGATCAACAATGTTCATTACAAccaggttaaaaataaatttt GGACATCTAATTCGGTAGCTACAAAGTCTGCTATATCCAAAACTCACTGTGTTTTAGTAAATCAGAAACAG AGGGGAAACCCATTGCTCAAATTTATAAAATGTGTCCCATGGGAATATGATGAGATAATACCTGATTATGAAATAGGCAAAGCAATATGTATTCTCTTTCTATCAGTACGCTATCATAACTTGAATCCGGATTACATTCACAACAGGTTGAAAGAGTTGGGGAAGAAATATGAACTTCGAGTGCTTTTGGTgcag gtTGATCTCAAAGATCCTCACACAGCATTGAAGAACTTAACCAGAATCTGCCTTTTGACCGATATGACTCTGATGTTGGCATGGAGTCCAGAGGAAGCTGCCAAGATAGTggaaaactataaaatatttgaGAATAAACCACCAGATACGATAAtggaaaaaattgaaaatgacCCCCatcaaaaa ATAATAAATGCCTTATCATCTGTAAAACCAGTTAACAAGACAGATGCAATGACTCTGATCACAAGGTTTAGTACACTGGAGAATATTATCAAAGCAACTGAAACCCAACTAGCGGAATGTCCAGGATTCGGAGCCACCAAGGCTAAAAAACTTTATAAGGCCTTACACGAACCGTTCTTAAAAAGGAGACTATTGAACCAGGATAAGCCAAAAAATGATGAATTCTCTGAAAATATCAGCTTCGAAGATGTTGAAAAGCttgaaaatgaaattcaaaatgAAAAGCAAAGCTGA
- the Ercc1 gene encoding DNA excision repair protein ERCC-1 isoform X3, with translation MAWMIFWLKFVNQLRRRNLKQTINNVHYNQRGNPLLKFIKCVPWEYDEIIPDYEIGKAICILFLSVRYHNLNPDYIHNRLKELGKKYELRVLLVQVDLKDPHTALKNLTRICLLTDMTLMLAWSPEEAAKIVENYKIFENKPPDTIMEKIENDPHQKIINALSSVKPVNKTDAMTLITRFSTLENIIKATETQLAECPGFGATKAKKLYKALHEPFLKRRLLNQDKPKNDEFSENISFEDVEKLENEIQNEKQS, from the exons ATGGCTTGGATGATCTTTTGGCTGAAGTTTGTGAACCAACTTCGCCGAAGAAACCTAAAACAGACGATCAACAATGTTCATTACAAccag AGGGGAAACCCATTGCTCAAATTTATAAAATGTGTCCCATGGGAATATGATGAGATAATACCTGATTATGAAATAGGCAAAGCAATATGTATTCTCTTTCTATCAGTACGCTATCATAACTTGAATCCGGATTACATTCACAACAGGTTGAAAGAGTTGGGGAAGAAATATGAACTTCGAGTGCTTTTGGTgcag gtTGATCTCAAAGATCCTCACACAGCATTGAAGAACTTAACCAGAATCTGCCTTTTGACCGATATGACTCTGATGTTGGCATGGAGTCCAGAGGAAGCTGCCAAGATAGTggaaaactataaaatatttgaGAATAAACCACCAGATACGATAAtggaaaaaattgaaaatgacCCCCatcaaaaa ATAATAAATGCCTTATCATCTGTAAAACCAGTTAACAAGACAGATGCAATGACTCTGATCACAAGGTTTAGTACACTGGAGAATATTATCAAAGCAACTGAAACCCAACTAGCGGAATGTCCAGGATTCGGAGCCACCAAGGCTAAAAAACTTTATAAGGCCTTACACGAACCGTTCTTAAAAAGGAGACTATTGAACCAGGATAAGCCAAAAAATGATGAATTCTCTGAAAATATCAGCTTCGAAGATGTTGAAAAGCttgaaaatgaaattcaaaatgAAAAGCAAAGCTGA